Within the Phaseolus vulgaris cultivar G19833 chromosome 9, P. vulgaris v2.0, whole genome shotgun sequence genome, the region AATAtcataacaatatttttttgtctaaaCTAAATATTAGAATAACTCCTCTGTCTTTTTGTATTCTGAGTTTCAACTATTAATATTTCTGTATTCGAGTTTCAACTCTTAATATTTATTGaggttttgatttttaatttattttattttaaaaaatatattcctgCACATCCATGCTTTCTTCCTGCGCCTACATTCCTTCTTATTGCACCTCCATAGAAGACATAAAATGATAACTTTaaccttttcttcatctttttcacGGAATCTATATTTTGTCTTTCTGCCAGTGTCATGCTTAGTGCAGATTATAAATGGTATAAATTGTCATGCTTAGTGCAGATTATAAATGGTATAAATTCTTGTATCTAGTGAAAACAGCTGCAAACCATGTCTTCTCTCTCAACAACAATGGGGTATAAATACACTGGTATAAATACCGGGAGTGTAGGAGAAAAATATGGAAGTGACAATAAACGTTATCTGTCACTTTATGAAAGAGAGAGGACCGAATAACATTTGAATTATACCTATATAAAATATCTAAACTTCGTCACTAAATTCATCCTAGGTAGATTTCCATTCTATGTTATTAAGTCAttgtttctcattttctctATACCTGCTCTTTTTTGTTAAGTGGGAAGGGCAAgcaattacataaaaaattctATAAGTGTTGTTGAACGTTATTTGAAAGCATTTAAGCATTGTATTCCTACCTGGCCATAGTGCTAGGCCAACCTCATTTTACCTCAGTCATCACTGTCTTCAAAGAATAATTCAGCTATCCaaacaaaacagttttcaattaaCCCATTTGATTTGGATTAGGAAAATCATTTAAGCCCATAATTACCATAACTTAAGAGATTAATCTTACAAAGagagaacaaaaataattaaatctcCTCAATTAAACATTTGCCTTTGGCCTCCGCTTTATTGTTCGATTTTTCAGCTTTATTGCTCCACTGAAATTCCATGGCTGATGTCTTTTCTGCTCTTACAATGGCAGCTAAAGAAGACCAGGCTTCCTCTGGCTGCTCATGAACCCAACACATGATGAAATATATCTTCTTTTCTGCTAGTTTTATAGCCCTTCGAATCCCATCCCTCCGTGAATTTCTTGGCCTTTCTGATCTGGCCTCCTTTGCCCCTTCTTGAATCAACCGATGCATATCACAAAGGGCACACACCAAAGCAGAAGTTCCCAAACTGAGTAGactgattacatcatcaatgaCACTCAATCCAAATTGCAATCCTCCCACGTGTCTGTAAGCTGGACAGCAGACCTGCTCCAAGAAATGAGAAAGGGCTTCTAGTACCGTCTCTGGCTGTGCACCTTGACCCAACACCGAGGACAGACTCAATACAACTGTGACTGCCCCAAGGGCATCTGACCTCCAATCTCCATTGTAGAGACGAAGGGTGAAACAGTAGCTGTATAGAATATCAACTAGGTGAACAGTCAAAAGGGGTGATGGCTCCCTGGAACTAAGACTGCTTAGAGGAGGAAGAGGGGTATCAGGCCCGGCAGGAACTTCACTGAATTCTTCACCTCCAATATCATCTAGCAATTCCTGCTCAGGAAGTGATTGAACAAGCTGAGTTCCTTCACTACTGAGACGGATTTTTCTGGCAGAAGGCTTTGACCACCATGGATCCCATGGTTTAATCATCTTGCTCAATTCCCCATAAGCAATTGCTCTATGAAACTGTTTCTTTCCTTCAAGGGATAAATCATCAAAGCTGATTTCTTGTCCTGTAAGAGATGAAAATATATCAGCCTTACATAATGATGAGATGGGCATAAACCAGTTTAACTGGTACACGAGGCAATCAGAATACACTTGCAAGTTACAACAAATAATAAGTAGCATTAAATAGGAAATACCAGACAAAAGTTTTTCCATTGTCTCCTCGGATAAAGTTGAATCTGCAAAAGCTAAGGAAATAAGGGTAGATGTTTAGCTCCCTTCTCAAGTAGTTCATAAGATAGCTCATGAACAAATTACTACATCAACAGATCTTCTAAAGCAATCAACACAAAACAAGAGTGCACTATTGCTAATTTATTCGCAttcgttatatatatatatatatatatatatagccaGTCTGGGCTTCATTAATTATAGAATCCTACTAACTGAATGCTCCATAGACTGTCCATCAATTTTGCACGTTCTAGTTTCTTTCCTTTTCTCATGTTTCGGTTACATAGCAGGTGACCTTGGTAGCCAAGGGAGAATAGATCGGCATCTTCCTGTTTCCTTCAGGACTTGCAAGAATTCCAACCCTCTATACAGTTGTTCCTTCTTTTCCTAGTTAATTTTCTCATTCCATCTTCTAAGAAAAAAAAGGCAGCCAGACTCCACTATTGAAGATTCTTTTCATTCCCAAACTATTGGGCGTTGTTTTCCTAATAAAACtacttaatataaattttagagagagagaaaaatatatcCTCCAGTGTGAAAATTTCAATAGGTCATGACAATTAATCTCTTCTTTAACAAGCAAACAGAAGTCAACATTTTGATATTTTCTGATCTTTCTATTAATGAATTTATGCATAAAATAACGTGTAGTAAGCAAAAGATACCTCATCTACTCTAGtaattatatgaattttttagCATAACGAAGAATAGTTCATAGACATACTTTCTAAACCATCTCTCCCAGCAATATATTTTACCAATAAACGCAAGGACAGTAGAAAACATAAGAACAGGAATAAATGTACCCAGGAGAAAGTTGGAGAAAGTGGGTTAAATAATTGCAGAAGACCACCTTCCAACCAATTTTGAAGCATATTCAACTGAATGCATTTCAGACTAATACAGCTGATTACAACAACCAGGAACATCAATTATGTTCCTGGCCAACTGGTTGGGTGCTAAAGAGCCTCCCGCACCATGTTTACTCTTCAAGGAAGGCCAAGAGAAATAAGGGTCAAAGAGAGAATTGAATAAAGGACTATGTAGCAAGAAATCAGATCCACCAGTCGAGCCTTCAAAACAGTAAATCATCTAAAAATGTCATCCTTGTCCATTCAGTCAGATAAAGCTGTTGAAATAGGTGTATTAATTTTTTGTACTTCTGTTATAAAAGTTGTTTTGAGGTGTATCTAGCTCTAGGTTAAGGAACATAGGATGTAGCCTTCCTCATTGAGAATACTAGTACTCatctttttaaatatatacatatacatctGTTGAGATGAAACTCAGTGATTTTTTGCTATCTCTATAAATTCAAGTTGGTATGAGAGCTGGTcttgttttttcattttatggTACTCCTACTAATGCAACTACAAATCTCAATTGGAAGAATTATTTATCTTGGTTGCTTCAGTGGAGTTGTATTTCCTTACTCAAGGATACCATCATACTGATACCATGACATCTGGAGACAAGCTAGTGTTATTTTCACTGAGATAAACTTAGTGGCCAAAGCTTGACTTTTAGCTATGTGTTGTGTTATGCCAATCAATTGAGCGCAATGTCTTAGAGATACTCAAATCCTAAAAAGACACGCTCTCTATTTTAGAAGAAGGCCCAAGATATCTTTGCAAACCATAATCAGCATCTCTTTGAGGGAACCCAAAGAGTGCCTCCCTTAAACAGGCTAATCATGATATGCTCTCACATGTAGCAAAAGTTTGGGCTGTTGTAGAAGAACTGAAAAGATCCCCTGTGGCTGACTCATTGTAGGATGTTAACAAAAACACGTAAATAAGTTATATATGGCCCTGATTTTGATCATGACAATCTTGTGATCTGCATTCTCAGATATGTCAAAAAGGCTCTAGAACAAGGATTATTATATAAGAACATAAATACACAAATCTTAGTGTATTGTTATGCAGATTGGGCTGATTGTCCCATTATCAGGAGGTCCACCACAGGATACTATGTATTCATTGGATGGAATATTATGGAAGAGCAAGAAATAAAGTGTTGTTGCAATGTAAAAGCTAAATATAGATATAATTTGGCCACCTATGAACTTGTGTGGATTAAGCAACTACTTCTAGAGTGGATATTTTGTGAAGTTAGGCAAATGATACTATATTGTGATAATCAGGACAGCCTTCATATTGCCTCCAATCTAGTGTTTCATGATAACCAAACACATAAAGACCGATTGCCATTTTGTCAAGGAGAAGTTGTTGTCAAGGAACTTAGTTCTCGATTCATCAACACTAATGACCAACTTGCAGACATTCTAACTAAACCTTTAAAGGGTCTACAATTCAGAGTTTAGTTCTTACAATAAAAGTTGTTCTTGGGTGCACCTATCATTAGATTAAGGACCACAGGTTGTAGCCTTTCTCTTTATGAGATAAACATGTACCTGTATGCACACACATACATCAGCTGAGATAAAACTAGCTGATTTTTTGTCATCTCTAAATTCAAGTAAAGCATTCTTACTTCCTGCACTAAGGTCCTCGCATTAACATCTCTTAAGCACCTCAAGAGGGATTCTACATTTATGCTGAGCCTCCAGGATAAACATGAAATGAACTTAATCTTTCAGGGAAAATTTGGCTCAGTCAAATGTTCcacttaaaattaattttcaaaagagCCTAATGGCTTTGATTGAAGCCTACTCTATATCTATCCAGATAAATCCAGGTTGCTGTTTATATGTCATTACCACGAGAAACAAAAAATATGTGTATATGCTTCAGAAAGTAAATAAAAACAAGAGTAGGCTTCCATGCAAAGATAGATATCAAGCAAGAAAAACTGCAACAGAGCAACGCTGGAACATATAAAAGCAACGGGAAAATATGGATGACTTACAATCCTCATCCATTTCCTCTTCTGAATGAAATCTTTTTAGTATGTCCAACATCTTGTTTTTGGTCTGTTCATCAGGCTGCATTTGCTGAAGCTCTTGAACTACATTTTCTTTCATGAAGGATTCAGTGCAACGGAGACTATGAGACTGTCAAAATTCACAGCAGTTTGCAACAAACAAGGATCAAGATTCAACGTATCTATAGAGAAAGCATGTCAACGTATCCAACAAAAGCATAACAAATTTCTGTCAGAACACTCACAATAGTAAAGCAGGCACAGTAAATGCAAACGGAGATACATAGATACAAAAGCATAGGCGATAGAATAAAAATGGTAAACAGAAGTAACATTTATGCTGAATGTCTGTAATAGTTGTAAATCTCAAAATACTATTAATACAAAGTGCACCTAAACTAGAATATGCATATTGCTGCCATGCACAAAATGTTCTGCTccaaattaaaaactaatttgtgTCATATTCTTTAATTATTGAGTATTGGCATGCTAGTGCACAAAAAATTATGGGACTCTAAAACATAATCTATGATGTAAAGTTACACACATGCAACTTATATATGCAAAGAATGAATAAAACTCTTACTTAACCAGCTCAAATAAACTAACAGACAACTACTACTTTACATACTTTGTAACATTGGAGGGAGCAGTATCGCGAATTGCATCGAGGACACGTGTACTGAGAAAACTGCTTCTGGCATCTGTTGTAGTATGAAAAGGGAATAAATGAGGACAGTTTTATCTAAAAGAaacataagaaataaaatactGGTATAAAATGAGAGAGCTAAAAGCAAGCCAAGGATTCAAAACTTGAACTGAAAATTAGAATTTTTATGCACGCACATATCATCTGATAGAACTAAGTGTGAATGAATGTTTCCAAACATAATAAGAAtcgaaaaattaaagaaaaaaagaactGCGAAAAAACTTGTTGATCTTCGTCATAgcataattattaaaaagagATATATGTAGAAGAAAAACTATAGTAAGTTGAAGATAAACATACACGTGGCAGATTATCCGAATAGGGTTCGGCGAGGGAGTAGAAGATTTGGCAGGGGTAACTATATTATCAGCCATGTTCGGAAGTGTGGCGAGGGTTTTGATGTTGTCGGAATATTTGGGAAATGTTGGAGTAAATTGAAATTGAACGCATAGGTTTCACTCGGTCGTGATCAGAATCTGCAAACCTTGGTTCCTTGAATCAACATTCGTGTTAAGCAAACAACTGCTTCGAGAATCTTCTTCTGATTGCAGCGTAGTGTGGCGCTGATGCGAGAAACTGTGGAAGGAAGGGTAAATGGGGGCGGGAGATTTGGGAGGGAGCTAGAAAGGTCTAGAGACCAATCCAAATAAtatgaaaacaaatatttaaaaaaaaaaacttttatttctaCTTTgacaatttttctttaaaaaaatcaattattgtCAAATGAATCTAGAGtctttaaaatcattttttctttaaaaaaataattattaattacaaaaaaatatataaaaataataattttatttaatataaaaatgagtttttattaaatatttataattataaatattttaataataatttaatttcaaataattataatttataaataaataaataaaattaatttttgaataatttttaaatataaggacAGATATCTAAAGTTAAATTtctatcaattaaaaaaatataatttcaatcgtATTAtccacatcactcacaaattttcataatttttttcacaCTTTCCACTTTATTTACCTTAATTCAAACAttgtaattttctttatatttttttttaaattatttcaaattcactctctcattttaataaaaaaaaacattaaagttTTGAACAATTTTCATAGCTCATCCATCTATTTTTCAGCGAGTACGGATTGATTGTGACATTCTTCATAACTTTTCACAACTAATAGTTCTATGTTTATTCTTATGCAGAAGAAAGAAGCTTGGATTGATTGTGACATTCTTCATAACTTTTCACAACTAATAGTTCTATGTTTATTCAACGACGAAGCTTCAAAGAAATGTAGACATATATGCGCAAAAATTTGACAAGGAAAGTTCTAAAAACATGAGGCGTCGGCATCGAGGATATTTTGGAACGTATCAATGAATGTTTGGTTCCCTTCCTCCATACAAGTGTTTATTACACATTACTTAAATTATAAATGAATTATAAGCATATTCAATCACACTTTACAACATTTAGGCCATAGGTCTTGTGACTTTGTTCGGAAACTTGGGCTGCAAATGTTCTTTCAGCTGAGTTTTGAGCACTAACTGCAGCTTCACAAGAGGTACAGGCCCTGAATATCTCAGCCAATTACAGTGCAATTGATCATTTCAGCCAAGGATTCCAATTTCTAACCACAGCTAGAGATATAAATTGAAATAGAACACAACACACAATAGTTGTCCTTATTTATATTATGGAAAGTGGTGCCAAAGAAAACAGAATGGTAATTACCGATAATTTGAGAAAAATTATGTCATGCAGCTTCTGATTATCGGCCCATTATATATTACAACAATTTGTCGAACTGTGTATGTCATGCAACCTATATATTATCTTCCAATAGGACAATCATTCAAAAATCTATGGGTACAAGCAACCAAGGTAAATTTCACATTCCGGGATGATATGAGCTAACCAATCCACCTGAGTCTCAGACATCTAAGTCTCCTTGAAACTCTCGAGTTATCAGGCTATCAACCaagaagagaaaaatataaattaaaatgtatttcCCAGTCTTATTTGATAGAAACTTGAGCAAACACAACTGGAAGCACATCATTAAATAAAAGCGTGAAGCTGTCTTTGTGAGAATCCAGTGTGACTATCAATAATTGTAAAATATCAGTTTTAGCCCAGGACTAGATAGTTAAAATTGTAATTCTCATGTTTTGCCAAACTGCTTGAAGAATTTCTTCCATGAAACTACTCAACCATATTCATGCTAGTTTTAGCCAAATTGAGTGAAAAAATCGTATAGACAAGATTGAGACTAAAATATCAGGGACGACGTATACAAGAAATACTTCAGATTTCTGTCAGCCAGTCAACTACCAGACCAAGGCCGCCCGGTCTAGAACACAGTGAAAACTTCTAATATACATCTTCTACAgaggaaataaagaaaaatgcaatattcAGTATATCATACACACTGCACAATACTTCAATATTTAATTGTGATTGCAAATTAACCACGTTGAGAAGCAGAATTGTGAATTCAGTCAATCACCAGCTTAATAAGCATTCATAACAATACACATCAACAAAAGCAAAATATCTATGGACTGAGAAACTGAGAAGTAAATTGGGGTAAATATTCCATAGCGTAAATTTCGATTAAGATATTTCCGCAAAGACAAGTTTGACAACACAAAATTGTAAAATCCAAACTCCAAAAGATAACAAAAAAAGATTTCCAAACTAACTAGCAGCATGTCTGTTTTCATGGTCTACTCTTCTACTACTATGGCTCCCTTCTCGCTTACGTAGATACCATCAAGGAACTTCCGAATATCTTTGTTCTTAACATGGCATTTCTGTAGCAAAAGAAATGAAAACAATTAAAGtctaaaaaagattaaaacatAGAAGGGTTTGGGCAGGCCATGttaagagagaaagaaaataccTGGTTAATCAGAGCACAAGACCTGGAAACAAGCTCAATATCGTTTCCATCCAAAACCAACTCATCCTTCACCTTCTCAGATCGAACAACAGACACACCCTCGAGCATATCAACTTTTCTCACCTAATCAAGCACAGGTAACCATATAAATAATTAGACCTAATCGTACATTTTTCCTAGAGAcagataaaagagaaaaataattaattaaaaataaacaggAAGAGTGATTCAGTACCTTCTTCTCGCCGAGGAAATTTCGGATTTCGATGGATTTATTGTTGTTGGCAATGCTGGCGTTGATGGGGAAGTGAGCGTACACGAACCTCATCTTGTAGCGGTAGCCCTTGGTGACGCCGGTGATGAGATTGTCGACGTGGCTGAGGGCGGTGCGAATGGCAGCGGAGGTTTTCCGAGAGCCAAACCAGGCGTCGATTTTGAGCTTCTTCTGGCCGTTGTCGTCGGTGATGAGCTGAAAATCAAGGTTGAGATGTTTGAAGTGTCGCACTAGTTTTCCACGAGGGCCTTCAACCTCGATCACCTTGGCGTGAACCTTGATGCTCACGCCATCGGGAATGTTCATAGTCTCTGATGAGAGAATCGTCTTCATTGTTGCCGCTCTGTTACCGTTTTGCCTTCTCCTAGTTATTTCTTCACTTACTCATTTCTTATTTTGATCTTATAACTTCCTACATCACAAAAACAATAATTGGGCTAGGTCCAAATCTAACAACTTATAAGAATGACTCAtttttcctgcacctccatatgttTTTCAGCCACCccaaacaaaatatgaaaagatccttttattcttcttgtgccaccccataTTCCGAATTATATAATCCCATAGTTAATTTTGGATTCGGAAATAGCTTATagtttatgtaatccataatatattttttaaaaatggtattctgaattatataatctgaaatattagatttgaaagtagcttccagattatgtaatttgaacacatttgaaaaagggcttatggattacataatttggaagctaatttagactttcagattatataatatgaaaactAATCATACatctgaaaaaaattaaattacataatttgaaaactaattacaaatttggaaaaaaacttatggattacataatccataagaaGATATGGAAGTTTGTGGATGTGGAAGAAGAAAATATGGAAGTGAAGGAAGAAACCGTCTATAAGAACGCATACTATTAACCTAGTTTTTTGAGTTAATATTTGCACCTTCTTCTTTTATCAATATTCCATCCAATCATTTTATTTCCACAAATACCCTTTTCAAAAATACCACcataaagtgttttttttaaactaatatattATCATTTCGTAGAAAGcagttatcaattttaaatttaaaatgtagtGTAGGTGTAATGATTTATTAGTCGTGGAAATTTTGTATGACGTGAAACAATTTGTTTTTTCatatctttatctcttttaaaaattataatttttatctcatcttattatttcatcttattatttcatttaCGGTTACTAAATGTCAtacaatatattatattttatttcatttaccGTTACTAAATGTCAtacaatatattatatttttattatttatatatagcagaaatttaagtaaaattcaataaatattttttatattaaattagtaaatttaaaatttgat harbors:
- the LOC137821735 gene encoding uncharacterized protein isoform X1, with translation MADNIVTPAKSSTPSPNPIRIICHVCQKQFSQYTCPRCNSRYCSLQCYKSHSLRCTESFMKENVVQELQQMQPDEQTKNKMLDILKRFHSEEEMDEDSFADSTLSEETMEKLLSGQEISFDDLSLEGKKQFHRAIAYGELSKMIKPWDPWWSKPSARKIRLSSEGTQLVQSLPEQELLDDIGGEEFSEVPAGPDTPLPPLSSLSSREPSPLLTVHLVDILYSYCFTLRLYNGDWRSDALGAVTVVLSLSSVLGQGAQPETVLEALSHFLEQVCCPAYRHVGGLQFGLSVIDDVISLLSLGTSALVCALCDMHRLIQEGAKEARSERPRNSRRDGIRRAIKLAEKKIYFIMCWVHEQPEEAWSSLAAIVRAEKTSAMEFQWSNKAEKSNNKAEAKGKCLIEEI
- the LOC137821735 gene encoding uncharacterized protein isoform X2 gives rise to the protein MKENVVQELQQMQPDEQTKNKMLDILKRFHSEEEMDEDSFADSTLSEETMEKLLSGQEISFDDLSLEGKKQFHRAIAYGELSKMIKPWDPWWSKPSARKIRLSSEGTQLVQSLPEQELLDDIGGEEFSEVPAGPDTPLPPLSSLSSREPSPLLTVHLVDILYSYCFTLRLYNGDWRSDALGAVTVVLSLSSVLGQGAQPETVLEALSHFLEQVCCPAYRHVGGLQFGLSVIDDVISLLSLGTSALVCALCDMHRLIQEGAKEARSERPRNSRRDGIRRAIKLAEKKIYFIMCWVHEQPEEAWSSLAAIVRAEKTSAMEFQWSNKAEKSNNKAEAKGKCLIEEI
- the LOC137821694 gene encoding large ribosomal subunit protein uL6-like, which encodes MKTILSSETMNIPDGVSIKVHAKVIEVEGPRGKLVRHFKHLNLDFQLITDDNGQKKLKIDAWFGSRKTSAAIRTALSHVDNLITGVTKGYRYKMRFVYAHFPINASIANNNKSIEIRNFLGEKKVRKVDMLEGVSVVRSEKVKDELVLDGNDIELVSRSCALINQKCHVKNKDIRKFLDGIYVSEKGAIVVEE